In Oryza glaberrima chromosome 8, OglaRS2, whole genome shotgun sequence, the following are encoded in one genomic region:
- the LOC127782257 gene encoding F-box/FBD/LRR-repeat protein At1g13570-like isoform X2: METSPPRRKPRLPPPPPEGDPTASAVGASLESLPGELLENIVSRLSLRDAVRTSAISRSWIHRWESAPDLRHYWPRRSRPDAICAVLARYSRSVGQFCTWGIRADAFPHIDEWLPLLAAKGVQTLTLSFWDYSDVNVEYYTLHPAIFACGQLTSLHLERCFLPTAHEGFGGFPNLTLLSLVYVGLPENGERKLEAMIRMSPSLVSLELSNVEVTDDDFEDWIIQAPNLERLTITSDIDYGWQIQDLPSIQDANINIEDYSIDRDFVKLLTSLAQVGELELFIPSADGNVLEGISCSFQKLRSLTLHTNFYKASSILSTFGLLTRAPNLLHLEIEITDHENQSDEVDIDFLNALWTNSLFANLDFVSIKSATCWSNEMRFIEFVLSKARLLGEFYIYHDDTGSYSKPREEAIIELAKYKRASPKAKVFFRDMEDTWLYS; encoded by the exons ATGGAGACCTCGCCACCTCGCCGCAAAccacgcctgccgccgccgccgccggagggggaTCCGACTGCGTCGGCGGTGGGGGCGAGCCTGGAATCCCTCCCGGGGGAGCTCCTCGAGAACATCGtctcccgcctctccctccGCGACGCCGTCCGCACCTCCGCGATCTCCCGCTCCTGGATCCACCGGTGGGAGTCCGCCCCCGACCTCCGCCACTACTGgccccgccgctcgcgcccCGACGCCATCTGCGCCGTCCTGGCGCGCTACTCCCGCAGCGTCGGCCAGTTCTGCACCTGGGGGATCCGCGCGGACGCGTTCCCCCACATCGACGAGTGgctccccctcctcgccgccaaggGGGTCCAGACCCTCACCCTCTCGTTCTGGGACTACAGCGATGTCAATGTGGAGTACTACACCCTCCACCCCGCCATCTTCGCCTGCGGCCAGCTCACCAGCCTCCACCTCGAGCGCTGCTTCCTCCCCACCGCGCACGAGGGCTTCGGAGGGTTCCCGAATCTCACCTTGTTGAGCCTCGTCTACGTTGGCCTCCCGGAGAATGGGGAGAGGAAATTGGAGGCCATGATCCGCATGTCCCCGTCGCTTGTCTCGTTGGAGCTTAGCAATGTCGAGGTTACTGATGACGACTTTGAGGATTGGATAATTCAGGCTCCGAATCTCGAGAGGCTGACTATTACTTCCGATATCGATTACGGATGGCAGATCCAGGATCTTCCATCTATACAAGATGCTAATATCAATATTGAAGACTACTCAATTGATCGCGATTTCGTCAAGCTTCTCACATCTTTGGCCCAAGTCGGGGAGCTCGAGTTGTTTATACCG TCCGCAGATGGTAATGTTCTAGAGGGAATTTCATGTTCTTTTCAGAAATTAAGGAGTTTAACTCTTCATACAAACTTCTACAAAGCATCTAGCATTTTATCTACATTTGGTTTACTCACGAGAGCTCCCAATCTTTTACATCTGGAAATTGAG ATCACAGATCATGAGAATCAGAGCGATGAAGTAGATATAGATTTTTTAAATGCACTGTGGACCAACAGTCTTTTTGCAAATCTTGATTTTGTTAGCATAAAGAGTGCCACTTGCTGGTCAAATGAGATGCGCTTTATTGAATTTGTTCTATCCAAAGCAAGATTACTTGGTGAATTTTATATTTATCATGATGATACTGGTTCATACTCGAAGCCTAGAGAAGAGGCAATTATTGAGTTAGCAAAATATAAAAGAGCATCACCAAAGGCAAAAGTATTCTTCAGGGACATGGAG GATACATGGCTGTACTCATGA
- the LOC127782257 gene encoding F-box/FBD/LRR-repeat protein At1g13570-like isoform X1, whose product METSPPRRKPRLPPPPPEGDPTASAVGASLESLPGELLENIVSRLSLRDAVRTSAISRSWIHRWESAPDLRHYWPRRSRPDAICAVLARYSRSVGQFCTWGIRADAFPHIDEWLPLLAAKGVQTLTLSFWDYSDVNVEYYTLHPAIFACGQLTSLHLERCFLPTAHEGFGGFPNLTLLSLVYVGLPENGERKLEAMIRMSPSLVSLELSNVEVTDDDFEDWIIQAPNLERLTITSDIDYGWQIQDLPSIQDANINIEDYSIDRDFVKLLTSLAQVGELELFIPSADGNVLEGISCSFQKLRSLTLHTNFYKASSILSTFGLLTRAPNLLHLEIEITDHENQSDEVDIDFLNALWTNSLFANLDFVSIKSATCWSNEMRFIEFVLSKARLLGEFYIYHDDTGSYSKPREEAIIELAKYKRASPKAKVFFRDMEVSSLLTIC is encoded by the exons ATGGAGACCTCGCCACCTCGCCGCAAAccacgcctgccgccgccgccgccggagggggaTCCGACTGCGTCGGCGGTGGGGGCGAGCCTGGAATCCCTCCCGGGGGAGCTCCTCGAGAACATCGtctcccgcctctccctccGCGACGCCGTCCGCACCTCCGCGATCTCCCGCTCCTGGATCCACCGGTGGGAGTCCGCCCCCGACCTCCGCCACTACTGgccccgccgctcgcgcccCGACGCCATCTGCGCCGTCCTGGCGCGCTACTCCCGCAGCGTCGGCCAGTTCTGCACCTGGGGGATCCGCGCGGACGCGTTCCCCCACATCGACGAGTGgctccccctcctcgccgccaaggGGGTCCAGACCCTCACCCTCTCGTTCTGGGACTACAGCGATGTCAATGTGGAGTACTACACCCTCCACCCCGCCATCTTCGCCTGCGGCCAGCTCACCAGCCTCCACCTCGAGCGCTGCTTCCTCCCCACCGCGCACGAGGGCTTCGGAGGGTTCCCGAATCTCACCTTGTTGAGCCTCGTCTACGTTGGCCTCCCGGAGAATGGGGAGAGGAAATTGGAGGCCATGATCCGCATGTCCCCGTCGCTTGTCTCGTTGGAGCTTAGCAATGTCGAGGTTACTGATGACGACTTTGAGGATTGGATAATTCAGGCTCCGAATCTCGAGAGGCTGACTATTACTTCCGATATCGATTACGGATGGCAGATCCAGGATCTTCCATCTATACAAGATGCTAATATCAATATTGAAGACTACTCAATTGATCGCGATTTCGTCAAGCTTCTCACATCTTTGGCCCAAGTCGGGGAGCTCGAGTTGTTTATACCG TCCGCAGATGGTAATGTTCTAGAGGGAATTTCATGTTCTTTTCAGAAATTAAGGAGTTTAACTCTTCATACAAACTTCTACAAAGCATCTAGCATTTTATCTACATTTGGTTTACTCACGAGAGCTCCCAATCTTTTACATCTGGAAATTGAG ATCACAGATCATGAGAATCAGAGCGATGAAGTAGATATAGATTTTTTAAATGCACTGTGGACCAACAGTCTTTTTGCAAATCTTGATTTTGTTAGCATAAAGAGTGCCACTTGCTGGTCAAATGAGATGCGCTTTATTGAATTTGTTCTATCCAAAGCAAGATTACTTGGTGAATTTTATATTTATCATGATGATACTGGTTCATACTCGAAGCCTAGAGAAGAGGCAATTATTGAGTTAGCAAAATATAAAAGAGCATCACCAAAGGCAAAAGTATTCTTCAGGGACATGGAGGTGAGTAGCCTGTTAACTATCTGTTGA
- the LOC127783222 gene encoding F-box/FBD/LRR-repeat protein At1g13570-like codes for MPSGEAKRRRSPAVEPDYLAALPPEIVDNIISRLGVRDVFRTSVLSHAWRRRWRSVRGLDLDFRSSDPAAAISSVLKRSAAPVRTVTLRVPRRWFHRAVRWLRLLPRKRVQSLHLYFEMISIIEGKHNLDPSIFSCLELSSLSLAGCTFPPPQPPSFVGFLKLTKLSLSEVELPPHGERQLEAMIAASPLLLELSLDNVHSFHHSEVWFVRGPNIRSLRIWAVDQDFGCRIGELPRLEDAAIFLDSEVTTQVLCKTLEGIAHVESLDFNALMHQFSDNPPERFSFTFQNLRSLDLHACLDQISSTSLVFSILRCAPNLEKLEIEIGCYDDLVDDGTVEGFANAQTSDDIFPRLRCLVT; via the exons aTGCCGTCCGGAGAGGCCAAGCGCCGCCGTTCACCGGCGGTAGAGCCGGACTACCTAGCCGCGCTCCCACCGGAGATCGTCGACAACATCATCTCCCGCCTCGGCGTACGCGACGTCTTCCGCACCTCCGTCCTCTCCCACGCCTGGCGCCGCCGATGGCGCTCAGTCCGCGGCCTCGACCTCGATTTCAGATCctccgaccccgccgccgccatctcctccgtCCTGAagcgctccgccgcgcccgtccgTACGGTCACCCTCCGAGTCCCCCGGCGCTGGTTCCACCGCGCCGTCCGCtggctccgcctcctcccccgcaaGCGCGTCCAGTCCCTCCACCTCTACTTCGAGATGATCTCCATCATCGAAGGCAAGCACAACCTCGATCCCAGCATCTTCTCTTGCCTAGAGCTCTCCTCGTTGAGCCTTGCGGGCTGCACCTtcccaccgccgcagccgccatcGTTTGTGGGGTTCCTGAAGCTGACCAAGCTCTCCCTCTCCGAGGTCGAACTCCCGCCACACGGGGAAAGGCAGCTGGAGGCGAtgatcgccgcctcgccgcttcTCCTCGAATTGTCTCTCGACAACGTGCACAGCTTCCACCACTCGGAGGTGTGGTTCGTCCGGGGACCAAACATCCGGTCCCTTAGGATTTGGGCAGTTGATCAGGATTTTGGCTGCAGGATAGGGGAGCTCCCGCGTCTGGAGGATGCTGCCATCTTCTTGGATTCAGAAGTCACCACTCAAGTCTTGTGCAAAACTTTGGAAGGGATTGCTCATGTGGAGAGCCTCGACTTCAATGCACTTATGCATCAG TTCAGTGATAATCCACCAGAGAGGTTTTCATTCACATTTCAGAACTTGAGGTCATTAGACCTGCATGCTTGTCTAGACCAAATTTCAAGTACTTCATTGGTTTTTTCTATACTAAGATGTGCCCCAAACCTGGAAAAACTTGAAATCGAG ATTGGTTGTTATGATGATTTAGTGGATGATGGAACTGTCGAAGGATTCGCAAATGCGCAAACAAGCGACGACATTTTCCCTAGACTTCGATGTCTGGTTACATAG